TTACTGACCGAGCGTGCGGCGCGGTATCTTGAGGAGTATGCCCACACAGTCTGTTAAGCGTGGCCAGCGTGCGGCCATGAACCCCGCCGTGAAAATCGGTGCGCTGGTGCTCGGTGCGATCGTTGTCGTAGCGGTCCTGGTGCTTGCTGCCCGCGGCCTGCGGAGCCTCGACGCGGTTGAAGAGTTCATTCAACGCTACCCAGGAACCTCTAAGCCGCCGGCGTTCAGCGAGCCAGGGTTTCCGTTGTGGGTGCGTATTACGCACTACCTGAACTTCCTGTTCATCCTGCTCTTGATGCGTTCGGGCATGCAGAAACGGGCGATCGGCGCACGCAAGCATCCCGCGTACTGGACCCCGAGCAAGCGCGGCGGACGTAAGATCCCGTTCTTGCTGTGGTGGCACCAGTTCGTGGATGTTCTGTGGGTCGCCAACGGCATCGTCTATGTTGTGTTGCTGTTCTCCACCGGACGCTGGGGCCGGATGGTGCCGACTAGTTGGGACGTGTTCCCGAACGCGATCTCCGCTGGCTTGCAGTACCTTTCGCTGGATTGGCCTCTGACTGAATCGTGGGCGGCCTATAACTCGCTGCAGCTTTTGGCGTACTTCGTGATCGTGTTCATCGCAGCGCCGCTTGCGATCATCTCCGGCCTGAGGCTTTCCAGTTTCT
The Pseudoglutamicibacter albus DNA segment above includes these coding regions:
- a CDS encoding cytochrome b/b6 domain-containing protein; the protein is MPTQSVKRGQRAAMNPAVKIGALVLGAIVVVAVLVLAARGLRSLDAVEEFIQRYPGTSKPPAFSEPGFPLWVRITHYLNFLFILLLMRSGMQKRAIGARKHPAYWTPSKRGGRKIPFLLWWHQFVDVLWVANGIVYVVLLFSTGRWGRMVPTSWDVFPNAISAGLQYLSLDWPLTESWAAYNSLQLLAYFVIVFIAAPLAIISGLRLSSFWPKDAPRLNKIVSAKVARGLHFPVILVFIAFVVFHVFLVFTTGMRQNLNHMFAGTADTSWVGFWGFVISTVIAIGLTAAATTPVLRPIAATHGKVTTR